The Halobacterium hubeiense genome contains the following window.
CGCGGTCGCCGGCCCGCCCGAACCCGGTCTGTGTGACGACCTGCGACGTGCTCGCCGTCGATAGCGAGGCCGGCACGCTGGACGTCGCCGGCGTGGACATGGTCGACGGCAGTCCCGTCGTGGACCTGAAGTACGCGCTCGTCGGTGACGACGAGCACACGCCCTCGGACCGTTAGTCGCGGTACTCGTCGAGCGCGTCCGCGGGCGCGTCGGCGAGCCCCGCGAGCGCGTCCGTCTCGACGTGGTGGAGGTCGCCCGGAATCACGAGCAGGTGCAGCGGCTCCCCGAAGTCCATCTCCGCGAGCGCGCCGAGGCGGTCCGCGCGGACGGTCGCGTCGGGCGCTCCCGCACGCGCGACGACCACGCCGAGCGCGTCCGCGTCCCAGTGCTCGGCGAGCAGGCCGGCGGCGTGGCTCGCGGTCATGTACTCGTCACCGTCCACGCGCGGGTGGTCGACCTTGATGTCCAGATAACAGAGCGTGTGCAGACCGCGCTGGCGGTTGTCCTCGACGGTCTCGACGACCGAACTCGGCACGCCGTCCGCGCCGTGCGCCCACTCGAAGGGGAGCGTCGTCGCCTTCCCGAAGCGGTAGTTCTGGAGGCCCGTGAGACTGGACGCCGCGGATTCAGCGGTGGGGGCGTGAATCACGCGCGTGTCGATGCCGCGCTCCTCGGCGCGCAGCCGCAAATCGACGTGCGTCGTCGAAATCATCGTGTCCCCCGCAGTGAGGAAGACGCAGTCGCCGGACTCGGCGGCCGCGAGAATCGGCTCGGGGTCCTGTTCGACGCCCGCGCGGTCCCGCACCTCGACGTCGGTGTCGTGGTAGGCTTCGAGGTCGGCGACGTCCGCGCCGACGAGTTTGCTGGTGTAGAACTCCGCGAACGCGCGGTCGGCGGCCGCGATGGCGTCGGCGCCAGCGACCGTGACCGAGCGCTCGTCGTAGAGACCGAGCCCGACGAACGTGAGCATACCCGCGATAGCGCGCGCGCCGTCGTAGGGGTTTCGGGACGCAAGCGACACGGGTAAGGCCGCGCCCGCCCGACTCCCGGGCATGTCAGTGCCGTGTGTCCGCGTCCCCACCGAGGACGGCGAAGCCACGCGCCGGAGGCTCGCCGAAGCGGACCTCCTCGTCGACGAGTACGCCATCACGGCCAGCGACGGCGACCTCTACGTCC
Protein-coding sequences here:
- the dph5 gene encoding diphthine synthase; protein product: MLTFVGLGLYDERSVTVAGADAIAAADRAFAEFYTSKLVGADVADLEAYHDTDVEVRDRAGVEQDPEPILAAAESGDCVFLTAGDTMISTTHVDLRLRAEERGIDTRVIHAPTAESAASSLTGLQNYRFGKATTLPFEWAHGADGVPSSVVETVEDNRQRGLHTLCYLDIKVDHPRVDGDEYMTASHAAGLLAEHWDADALGVVVARAGAPDATVRADRLGALAEMDFGEPLHLLVIPGDLHHVETDALAGLADAPADALDEYRD